ATTCCTCATCACCAGAAGCTTCTTCATATTGGGTTGATTAAGCATCCTGATGGAGTCGATTTCAAAATCCCTGATGTAATATTCAATATGCGACTTGACCTGTTCGATAATCTGCCAGCTGCTTTGACTCGCTTCCTCCCGCAGAACGGCCGATGATTTGCTGTAGGAAATGATACCGACAATCGAAAGCGGTACGATAACGAGAATTCCCAGGAAGACAAGCAGCTTAAGGGAAAGCGGCCGGTCCCGAAGAAACAGCAGACGCTGGATGATCTGCCACAGCTTCAATGCTTTGTTGCGATGCACGTAATCGGCTCCCTCCGGCTGCTCTACTTTATCTATGATTTTCGCCGCGTGCTTTTGTTTTCCTCTAATAAGGCAGTTAAGGAAAATAGAAGGAGGCCGCTTGCAGCCTCCTCCCGGTTACTTCGCTTTCTCGATTGCATCCATTACGGCGCCGTATTCGGCACGGTATTTGTCGATAACCGGTTTCACCGCATTCCGCCACGGTTCCAAATCCGTCACTTCCGTAATGGTTACGCCGGCAGCTTTGATTTTCTCCTCGGATTCCTTCTCAAATTTGTCCCACGCTTCCCGCTGGGTCGCGACTGATTCGGCTGCCGCCTCCTGAATGATTGTACGGTCTTCTTCAGAGAGTTTATCCCAGGTAATCTTGCTGATCAACAGTGTTTCCGGTACACGCTGGTGCCGATCGAGAATCAGGTTTTTGGCCTGCTGGAAGTGGTTGGATGAGAAATAGCTTGGATAGTTATTCTCCGCCGCGTCGATAATGCCGGTCTGAAGGGCGCTGAACACTTCACCGTAAGGCATTGGAGTGGCACTGGCGCCGAGCGCTTCCATAAGGTCGATATTCACTTTGTTTTGGATGACGCGAATTTTCTGGCCTTTGATATCTTCGATGCTCTTAAGCGGCTTGGTCGAATAGAAGCTTCTAGCTCCCGAGCTGTAATAAGCCAGCCCCTTCATACGGGATGATTCCAGGCTGTCGAGCAGCTTACTGCCTTCCTCTCCATTAAGGAATTTCCACATGTGCTCGTCACTCTCAAAGATATACGGAAGACTGAACACTTCATACTGCTTATTGAAGCCGCCGAGCGCTCCGGTACTAACCCTAGTGAACTCAATGGCGCCGAGCTGAACCTGTTCAATGACCGCTTTCTCTTCACCCAGCTGGGAGGATGGGAACACCTCGATCTTGATGCGTCCGCCGGACTTCTCGCTGACAAGCTCCGCGAACTTCTTATCGCCAATGACAGTCGGATAATCCGGCGGATGCGTATCAGCCAGACGGAAGGTGTATTTCGGTCCTTTCGCATTCTTGGCGTCATCCGAAGCAGCTGGCCCCGTACCGGTTTCTTTCGTATTCGTTCCGCATCCGGCAAGTAAAGTTCCGACTAACACCATAGTCAGGATACTGGAGAAGAAATTCACGTTCTTTCTCATCGTCATGTTCGCTCCTTTGTTTAGCTGGCCAATCTGATACACTAATCGTAATTCGAAAGCGCATACATTTTCTATAGATTGATTTTATATTTATTTGTAATTTCTTTGGCCCTACGCGCCGGATTTATTCCATAAGGTTCGGCAGCCACATCACAATGCCTGGAATATATGTGAGAATAAGCAGTACGACGCATAACACATAGAAGAACGGCATCATCGCTCTGGTCGCTTGGGAGATCGAAATGTTCCCGATTGCCGCCCCGACGAACAGCACGGTTCCCACCGGAGGAGTCAGCAGGCCGATTCCAAGATTCAGCATAAGAATAATGCCGAAATGAACGGGATCCATGCCGATGGAAGTGACAACCGGCAGCAGGATAGGCGTCATAATCAGAATAAGCGGCGCCATGTCCATTGGCGCTCCCAAGAGCAGCAGCAGAACATTAATAATGAGCAGAATGATGATTGGATTGTCCGATACGGCCAGCATCCAATCCGTTATCATCCCCGGCACCTGCAGGAAGGCCAGCACCCAGCTGAAAGCCGCCGAAGCGGAGATCAGGAATAAGACCATGGAAACCGTCCGGAATGTACGTTTCAGAATTACCCACATTCGGCTGACGGGAATATCCCGGTATACGAAGAATGTCAGGAAGAACGCGTACAAGCAAGCGATCGCTCCGCTCTCCGTTGCAGTGAACCATCCCGTGAAGATGCCTCCGAGAATAATGACCGCTGTCAGCATAGACAGGAAGCCATCCAGAATAATACGGGGAACTTCCTTCCTCTTGACCCGCTCCCCCTTCTCATAACCGCGCTTCACCGCAAACACATAGCTTGTAGCCATCAGCGACAAACACAAGACGATACCCGGAACGATTCCGGCGAGAAACAGGCTTGTAATGGAAATCCCGCCGCCTGCCGCAAGCGAATACAGGACCAGGTTATGGCTCGGCGGAACGACGACTCCCTGAATCGCTGCTGATACGGTTACGCCGACGGAATAATCCGTGTCATAGCCTTTCTTCTTCATTGACGGAATCATGATTGATCCGATGGAGGATACATCGGCAACGGCCGAACCCGAAATATTGCCGAAAAACATGCACGCGACACAGTTTACCATAGCGAGTCCGCCGCGGATGCCTCCGACGATAAGCATAGCCAGGTTGATGAGCCGAAGCGCCATCTTCCCCTCGCTCATAATCTGTCCCGCCAGAATAAAGAACGGAATCGTCAGCAGCGAATAAGAGTTCATCCCTTGGACCATCGTCTGGCCAACCGTTGCCAGCGGAACCTTCAAATACAGCAGGGTAAGGATGGAAGATCCGGCTAATCCGAGCGATATCGGAAATCGAAGCAGCACGAAGAGAATGAAGCTGCAGGCTAGTATCCATATTGCAATTGTCGTATCCGCCATTTACTCGTGGCCTCCAATGCTTTTATGCCTGCGCGTGTCGATACCGGCAAACTGCAGAAACGAGTAGATGCACACCAATATGCCGGTAATGGGCATGACAGCATAAAGGAGACTGTTGGGCAGCCCTGTAGCGGGCAGCTCCGACTCGTGCATGATTTTGGTGAAGCTCCAGCCGTAATAGATCAAGTAGACGCCGAATGCGAAGATGGCCGCATAAATGATTTTGTCGAGTACAAGGTTGAACGGCCCCGGCAGCTTGGCGGTGAACGTATCAATACCCATATGCAGCTTCTCCCGGAAGCCGAATGCGATTCCAAGAAACGAGAACCATACCATCAGCAGCATGGTGATTTCCTCCGACCCGTGAAAGACGTAGCTGAATACTTTCCGCGTGAAAACCTGCACCGTAACGATGATAATCATCGCCAACAGTCCGATTAAGGTCGCCGTTTCAAGGAAGGAATCAATGGCTAGGACAACCTTTTTAAGCGTTTTCATTTTTTTAGTCCTCCTTTGCGATAAAGCTTTCCGTGTTGTCATTGTATCGCCGATGCCGGACTGAACGTCCGCCAGTGATTTTATGTTTTTTTGTGTTTTCTTTAGGAGTTTTGAGATAGGACGGATTTTTACGGGAAGGTGAGTTAAAATGCCGTTAGAGGAGGAGATAAGGATGAGTAATTTGGGTGTATGGGAAAATGCCGAACCGGGTGTCCGACGGTGCATTAAACAAGCCGTAGGGACGTTAATGATGATGGAAGTGCATTTTGAACCGGGGGCCGAGGGGTATGAGCACTGCCATGTTCATGAACAGATGAGTTACTGCATGAAGGGGAAAATCGCTTTCCGCATCGAGGGCGTGGAGACGGTGCTGCAGGAGGGTGACACCATCTATATTCCAAGCGGGGCCAAGCACGGCGTGACCGCGCTCGAAAGCTCGGCCCTGCTGGATGTATTTACGCCCGTGAGGGAAGATTTACTGAAACGGTAATATCGCGCTGCTGAGGTTGCTTCCGCTTTTACCACATCATTTCCTTTGACAGGTCATTTAATGTCCAAGCCTAAAACTAATGCTCTCTTTAGAGCGTCTTCAGAAAATTTAGCTTTCTTATATTTTTTTTCAAACTCTTCTTTCGTTAGCGGAACCCAGCGAAAATCTTTATTTTGGTAAATCCAAGTTTTCATGCCCCAATCGACATGAATCGTCCTGCTGGCAACCTTTGTAACCTGACCGATTTCAGTAACAACATTCGTAGAACCGAACGTCTTAACACAATATTTACTAAGAATATCTTTCATAAAATGTCTCCATCCCCATCGCACCAGATTGTTTAACATGTATTCGGTAAGAGCTTGCTGAAATACCGAACATAGCCTATTGTTCGTTCCTTTCCTATCTTAACACATTCATCGAGCGTCTTTCTTCAGGCGCTTTTTTTCGTTTCTCTTAACGTGACAGTAACAAACTTGACACAGTTACAATCTTGACAGGTCTAATGATAAGGACTACCATTAATTCATCGTAATTATTACGAACTTCATACTAGAGATTGTATACTGGAGGAGAAGAAATGGGAGTACAAACAACGATGCTGCGCTCAAAAATAAGACTGTCTTGCTTCGCTGCACTCATGGCTCTTGCCCTGCTTCTATCGGGCTGCGGCTCTGCGGTGACGAAAACAAATGCGGCTGGCAGTTCTCCAACCGGGAAAATCAAAATCGTCGCAGCGGAAAATTTTCTTGGTGAAGTGGCTTCTGCCGTAGGCGGCGACAGCGTAGAGGTTACCTCAGTGATTACGAATCCCAATGCCGATCCTCACGACTTCGAGCCGACTGCGCAAACTTCCAAAGAAGTAAGCGACGCACAAGTAATCGTGTACGTCGGTATCGGCTACGACGAATGGATGAATAAACTGGTAACGGCCAATTCGTCACCTAAGACTGTCATCAACCTGGGCGAAGGATTGCTTGGTAAAAAGGATGGGGACAACCCGCATGTCTGGTACATCCCTGAATCCATGCCGAAGCTGGCGGATGCGCTCGCGGGTGGGCTCGGCAAAATTGATCCCTCACAGGCTGACGCCTTTAAGAAACGCGCACAAGAATATAAAAACAGCCTCGCGCCTCTTATGGATCTTGTCGCTAAGCTGAAGCAGGCTTCTCCCGTGGATATTGCCGTCTCCGAGCCGGTCTTTGATTACATGGCCGCCGCTCTTAATCTGAATGTTATTGACCCTGGATTTGCCAAAGCGATTGAAGAGGAAGCAGACCCTGCCCCTGGAGATGTCGCCGCGCTTCAAGATGCTTTGAAAGAAAAGAAAGTGAAGCTGTTCGTGCAAAATACGCAAGCCGAAAGTCCGACGGTAGCAACAATTGTCGATGCTGCAAACGCCAATCAAGTGCCTGTCGTACAAGTTACGGAAACGGAGCCTCAGGGAAAAGACTACTTGAAATGGATGACGGACCAGTTAACTGAAGTTCAGCACGCTCTTGGCATTAAATAAGTTATCAATAAACATACCAATCGGAACTTCTCTCTTTAAGGCTTAAAGGGAGAGTTTCTTTTCTTTTCCGGGATCATGTTAATATAAGAGAAGCCGTATCATCATGAGCAGGAAGGAAGATTCATCATGGGGTGTGAATTGGCGGTACAGGATGTCAGTGTTCATCTGAACGGCAAATCGATTTTGAATCATATTTCGTTCTCAATCAAACAAGGGCAGTTTATGGGAATTATCGGACCGAACGGCGCCGGCAAAACGACTCTGTTTCGGGTACTGTTAGGCATGCTTGAGCCGACTAAAGGTCTGATCTCATTCCAAGATGAGGAACATCAACCGGTGCCGTCTTCGGCAATCGGTTATGTTCCCCAATCCCGGCAAATCGACCCGGAAATTCCGATGACGGCGGAAGACTTTATCAGTCTCGGTCTCCCCCATCGGTACCGGTTCTGGTCGACGCCCAAGGACCGCGAAGCCATATCGGAAGCGCTCCGGCTTACCGATGCCTTTCATTTGGCCAAGCAGCCTCTCGGCAAATTGTCCGGTGGTGAACGGCAGCGTATTTTTTTGGCCCAGGCGCTTGTTCGGAAATCGAAAATTTTGCTGCTGGACGAGCCGACCTCCAATCTGGATCCCGGAGCGCAGGAGCAGATGGCTTCGGTAGTCGGCCGCATCTGCCGCGAACAAAATGTCAGCGTGCTGTTTATCAGCCACGATATTAACCTGATCGCCAGATATGCCGACCGCATTTTATATTTGACTCGCGGGCATTATGCACAAGGAACTGTAGAAGAGGTCATGAAGACGGACGTGCTCAGTCGACTGTACGGAAACCCTGTGGAAGTGATGAAGGTTGATTCAAGACTGGTCGTTCTTTCTTCGGGCAAAGAAGGCGCGGCGCCGATTTGTTATCACGGTGAGGCAGAGTAATCAAGCAGCATGACCTAAGGAGGTTTCATTTTATGTTTCATTATGACTTCATGCGGCATGCTTTCGAGGCAGGCACGCTTGTCGCCGTCATGTGCGGAGTCATCGGCGTCTTCGTCATTGCCCGAAACTTGTCGTTCATCGCCCATACATTCTCGCACATCGGATTTTCCGGGGCGGCGTTTGCCGTTTATATGGGATGGAACCCGCTTTCCGGTTTATTGATGTTCACCGTATCCAGCGCGCTTGCGATAGGGCGAATGGGCATTAAAGTCTTTCGTAGAGATGTATCGATCAGTGTCGTATTGAGTATATTTTTAGGCTTTGGGCTTCTCTTTCTCTCCTTATCCAGCAGGCAAGCGAACACAATGTTCTCCATCCTCTTCGGCAGCGTCGTCGGGATTAGCACGCAGGATGTGTGGGAGCTGACCTCGCTATCTTTCGTTGTGATGCTGGTGCTGGCCGCAGGTTACCGGATGCTGAAATTCGATTCTTTCGATCCTCTTGGCGCTCAAGCGGCTGGCCTGCCAATCCGGTTCATATCCATCGGGTTTCTGCTGCTCTTGTCCGTAGCGGTGGCGGAAGCGATACAAATCGTCGGAGCTCTTCTGGTTTTTACCCTCATGACGACGCCTGCCGCCACTGCGCGATATTTGACTCAATCGGTTGCCAAAATGGTCTTTTGTTCCGCAGGGCTCGCGGTATTAGGGGTTTGGCTCGGACTTACGCTCGGGTATTATACCAATGCGCCGGTCAGTTTCTTCATTACCGCCCTGGAAGGCATCTTTTATTTCGCAGCTTTGGGCTGGTATTCCTTTAGAGAGAAGAAGGAGGCGAAAGACGCTGCCCCTGTCCCTTCGAATGCCCCCGAAACCGTGAACCAATAATTTGGGTGCCGCTCCCGGGCTCAGAGGTGGACACCAAATCGAGGTGATACCGGGAACCGCTCATGTACATGAAAAAACCGCTTGTTGTCACGTAATTTCATGACAATAAGCGGTTTTCACTCATTTACCCCCACGACCGATTCATTCAGCCGCGACAGAAACAGGCGGGTACGTTCCTGGCTTGGCCGTTCCAGCACTTGCTCCGGCGGCCCTTGCTCAACGATCAGACCATTGTCCATGAAGACGATCCGGTCCGCCACTTGACTGGCAAATTTCATCTCGTGGGTAACGATAGCCATCGTCATCCCTTCACTTGCCAGCTCCTTGATGACCTTCAGAACCTCTCCGACCAATTCGGGGTCGAGCGCCGACGTTGGTTCATCGAAGAGCAGCAGCGTAGGATCGATACCCATCGCGCGGGCAATGCCGACCCGCTGCTGCTGTCCGCCCGACAGTTCATGCGGATAGGAGTCGGCCTTTTCCTCCAAACCAACCTTACGCAGAAGCTCCATCGACCGGGTTTGCGCCTCGTCCTTAGCCTTCTTCTGCACGACTACCTGCGCCTCCATCACGTTCTGCAGCGCTGTCCGGTGCGGGAAGAGATTATAAGATTGGAACACCATGCCGGTCTGCCTGCGAAAAGCCAGTATTTCCGCCGTATTCGGTTTGGTTTGAGGGCTGAACGTGAGGCTGGAGCTTCCGATGGCAAGAGTACCTTCAGTCGGCATCTCCAGCAGATTTATGCTTCGGAGCAGGGTCGTTTTCCCGGAGCCGGAAGGGCCGATAATGACGAGAACTTGTCCCTTCTCAATAGCAAGGTCAATGCCGCGAAGCACCTCATGCTTCCCGAAGCTTAATTTCAGATTTGAAATTTGAATCATAGGATTCTCCTTTGTCCCCTACCTGGCGGAATATCTTTCAAACCGCTTCTCGAGCCGCCGCTGCAAGGCTGAGAGGACAGTGCTGAATATCAAATAGATTAATGCCGCTTCACAGTACAACAACATCGGTTCATAGTAGTACGCTGTGATTTGCTGGGCTTTTTGGAACATCTCCGGCATCGTTATGGCCGCCGCAAGCGATGTGTCCTTTAACAGGCTGATAAATGAGTTTCCCAGCGGAGGGACGGAAACACGCGCCGCTTGCGGCAAAATAACCCGGCGCAGCGCCTGCGAGCGGGTCATGCCGACGGAATAGGCTGCCTCCCACTGACCTTTACCTATCGAGACAATCGCCGCGCGAATAATTTCGGAGCCGTAAGCTCCTACACTGATCGAGAATCCGATAACCGCCGCGGGAAAGGCATCAATAACGACACCGATGCTCGGCAGCCCATAGAAGATAATGAATAATTGCACCAGAAGCGGCGTACCCCGAATGACCCAGACATAGAATCTGGCGGTTTCTACGAGAATCCTTAAGCTGGAAAGCCGGGCAAGCGCAGTTAGAAAGGCCAGCGCAAACCCAAGCACGAAAGAAATCAGCGTAAGCGGAATCGTAAAAGCTACCCCTGCCTTAAGCAGGGGTAGAAAGGATTCGATAAAGATGTGAATTAGTCTTTCCGTTCTATCGCTCATAAGTAGCTACCTTTGCCTGATTACTTCGAAACGTCTGCACCGAAGTATTTCTGTGAGATTTTCAAATAAGTTCCATCGGCTTTCATCTCGGCCAGCGCCTTGTTGATGGCATCCACTAACTCAGGATTGCCCTTGTTGATCAAGACAGCGCTTGGAGTAGCTACATCCGTCTCGGCAGCAACCTTGATCTTGGCATCCGGTCTTTGTTTTTTGAAATCCAGGTAGGAAAGTCCGTCGTTGACTGTCGCATCGATCCGTTTGGACAGAAGCAGATCGATCGCCTGGTTGAAACCGTCGGTCTGAACAATCGTCGCTCCGTTTTCTCTGGCAATATCCGACAAGTTGCTCGTTAAGGACTGGCCTGCCTTTTTCCCCTTAAGATCGGACAGTTTTTTAATATCCGTATTATCTTCATTAACGATTAGAACAGCTTTCGAAACGATGTAAGGGTCGGAGAAATCATATTTCACTTTCCGGTCCTCTTTAATGGACACTTCGTTGATGACAACATCGAACCGTTTGGAATCCAGTCCTGCAAACATGCCGTCCCACTTCGTTTCAATAAATTCCGGCTCAACGCCCATATGTTTGGCAATTTCCTGCGCGATTTCCACATCGAAGCCGGTAAGCTTGCCGTCTTTATCGTGGTAAGTGAACGGTGCGTACGTGCCTTCCGTGCCGATGCGGATCTTGCCGCTCACTTTAATCGTTTCGAGCAGATTCTTGGCTGCCGGTTGCTGCGTATCGGTTTGACCCGTGTTCGCCTGACCCGAACCGGCTCCTTTGTTGTCGGCGGTTTTTTGGCCGCACGCCGAAAGAACAAGCGAAGCAACCATAATAAGTATTGCCACTGTAATCCAAGATTTTCTCATTTTCTGTTCCCCACTCCATATTTTTTCTGTTATTTTCCCCGTAAACATTGTTACCATCCATTATATGGATCGAAACGCGCTTATCACCTGAGATAATCCGACACTCACAGTTTAAGGCGCCCGGGCTTTAAGTAAAACGTAATACCGATTCAATCATTTGTTGCATTGGCTAGTCAATATCTTATCCGATATATTCAATAGGATTTATCGGATATAAATTTAAAGGAAAGCATAAGTACCCGTAACGATTCGTTTCATCGCTCCCGGTTCTTATGCTTGTTCTGCACCCAGTTCACATTAATTTCGGTTAATGACAACCAGCTTAAGTTCGGTCATTTCTTCCACCGCATACTTCAATCCCTCACGGCCCATGCCGCTCTGCTTTACACCGCCGTACGGCATATGATCGACTCTGAATGTGGGGATATCGTTGATCATGACGCCGCCCACATGAAGGTTATCCGCCGCATCCAATGCCGTCCGTACGTTCTCGGTATAAATTCCCGCCTGCAGGCCGTAATCGGAATCGTTCACAAGAGCAATCGCATCCTCCACCGAGCGGACTTTATTAATGAGCACGATCGGAGCGAATACCTCCTTGCAGGATACTTGGGCGGCGGGGTCGACATCGAGGAGAACCGTCGGCATCAAAATCCCTCCGTCCGCCGTCCCTCCAAGAGCGACTGAAGCCCCCTGCCGGCATGCTTCGTCAATCCAGTCGAGCGAGCGCTGCACATCCCGCTCTCTGATCAAGGCGGATACGTCCGTCTCCTCGCTTAGCGGATCTCCGATTTTTAATTGCTTCGCTGCAGCCGCAAACTTCTGGGTAAACTCCTCATACAGCTCCTCAACCACGTAAATACGCTGCAGCGAGATGCATACCTGTCCCTGGAAGGAGTAAGCGCCTGCCACGCAGCGGGCTACGATCGGATCAACATTAACTTCCCTGTCAATAATTACAGCCGAATTCGAACCGAGCTCCAGCGTCACACGCTTTAATCCGGCCTTGCCGCGAATCCCGATGCCCACGCCGGGACTTCCTGTAAAAGTGATCATATTGACCCGCGGGTCCGAAACGATCTTGTCGCCGATCAATTTACCGTCTCCGGTTACAACGTTCAATGCGCCGGCAGGAAGCCCCGCTTCCTCGAGCAGCTCGCAAAGAAAATAAGCGGAGAGCGGGGTTTGCTCCGCCGGCTTAAGCACGATGGTATTGCCGGAAGCGATGGCGGGACCGACTTTGTGGGCGACCAGATTCATTGGGAAGTTGAACGGCGTAATGGCGCCGACCACACCTATCGGTTCTCTTATCGTGTAGGCGAAGCGTCCTTCTCCCCCCGGCGCCGCATCGAGCGGAATTGTTTCTCCGTGAATCCGCTTCGCCTCTTCGGAGGCGAATTTGTAGGTTTGAACCGTCCGGTCAACTTCCGCCAATGCCGTTTTGAGCGGTTTCGCAGCTTCAAGGGCAATAATCCGGGCCGCTTCTTCCCTTCGCTGGTCCAGCAGTACTGACAACCTTTCCAGTATGCCTGCCCGCCTGTGTGCCGGCAGCTTTCTCATTACCGATTTGGCGCGGACGGCCGCTTCGATTGCCCGTTCGGTTTCATCCAGGTTAGCATCCGGTACTTGAGCGATCGGCTCTTTCGAATAGGGGGAATACAGCGTTATGTACGCTGCCGCTTCAACCCATTCCCCATTAATGAACAGATGCTTCTTCATTAAGCAACCTCCTTCTCCGCGATTGGCTAATGCTGGGCGACCGGCGCATACAGCTGCTCCAGCACTTCACTCATAATATCCAAGCCTTCCTGCAGCTGCTCATCCGTTATGACAAGCGGCGTGAGAAAACGGATGACGTTTCCGTGAACGCCTGCGCTCAGCAGGATCACGCCTTTCTCATAGCAGGCTTTGATCATCTTCGCCACAAATTCTTTGGCCGGCTTCCGAGTGTCGGGGTCGACAAGCTCGATCGCACACATCGCCCCCAAGCCGCGTACATCTCCGATAATCGGATAATCCTTCTGCAGCGAGGTAAAATGACTGCGGATTATATCGCCGATCACCCGCGATCTTCCCGGCAGATCCTCGCGCTCCATGATCTCGATCACGGCCAGTGCGGCTGCGCAGCCAAGAGGACTGCCTCCGTAGGTTCCCCCGATTTCACCCGGATTCGGCGCATCCATGATCTCGGCTTTCCCGACAACCGCACTGATTGGAAGCCCCGCCGCAAGCGATTTGGACAGGGTGATAAGGTCCGGCTCGATATCGAAATATGTGCTGCAGAACATTTCCCCGGTCCGTCCGAAGCCGGTCTGAATTTCATCGGCGATAAACAGAATGTTATTGTTCCTGCATATTTCATAGACGCCTTTCACGAATGCCTTGGGGGGTACA
This is a stretch of genomic DNA from Paenibacillus sp. sptzw28. It encodes these proteins:
- a CDS encoding amino acid ABC transporter ATP-binding protein, producing the protein MIQISNLKLSFGKHEVLRGIDLAIEKGQVLVIIGPSGSGKTTLLRSINLLEMPTEGTLAIGSSSLTFSPQTKPNTAEILAFRRQTGMVFQSYNLFPHRTALQNVMEAQVVVQKKAKDEAQTRSMELLRKVGLEEKADSYPHELSGGQQQRVGIARAMGIDPTLLLFDEPTSALDPELVGEVLKVIKELASEGMTMAIVTHEMKFASQVADRIVFMDNGLIVEQGPPEQVLERPSQERTRLFLSRLNESVVGVNE
- a CDS encoding amino acid ABC transporter permease; protein product: MSDRTERLIHIFIESFLPLLKAGVAFTIPLTLISFVLGFALAFLTALARLSSLRILVETARFYVWVIRGTPLLVQLFIIFYGLPSIGVVIDAFPAAVIGFSISVGAYGSEIIRAAIVSIGKGQWEAAYSVGMTRSQALRRVILPQAARVSVPPLGNSFISLLKDTSLAAAITMPEMFQKAQQITAYYYEPMLLYCEAALIYLIFSTVLSALQRRLEKRFERYSAR
- a CDS encoding aldehyde dehydrogenase family protein; this translates as MKKHLFINGEWVEAAAYITLYSPYSKEPIAQVPDANLDETERAIEAAVRAKSVMRKLPAHRRAGILERLSVLLDQRREEAARIIALEAAKPLKTALAEVDRTVQTYKFASEEAKRIHGETIPLDAAPGGEGRFAYTIREPIGVVGAITPFNFPMNLVAHKVGPAIASGNTIVLKPAEQTPLSAYFLCELLEEAGLPAGALNVVTGDGKLIGDKIVSDPRVNMITFTGSPGVGIGIRGKAGLKRVTLELGSNSAVIIDREVNVDPIVARCVAGAYSFQGQVCISLQRIYVVEELYEEFTQKFAAAAKQLKIGDPLSEETDVSALIRERDVQRSLDWIDEACRQGASVALGGTADGGILMPTVLLDVDPAAQVSCKEVFAPIVLINKVRSVEDAIALVNDSDYGLQAGIYTENVRTALDAADNLHVGGVMINDIPTFRVDHMPYGGVKQSGMGREGLKYAVEEMTELKLVVINRN
- a CDS encoding cupin domain-containing protein; this encodes MSNLGVWENAEPGVRRCIKQAVGTLMMMEVHFEPGAEGYEHCHVHEQMSYCMKGKIAFRIEGVETVLQEGDTIYIPSGAKHGVTALESSALLDVFTPVREDLLKR
- a CDS encoding TRAP transporter substrate-binding protein — encoded protein: MRKNVNFFSSILTMVLVGTLLAGCGTNTKETGTGPAASDDAKNAKGPKYTFRLADTHPPDYPTVIGDKKFAELVSEKSGGRIKIEVFPSSQLGEEKAVIEQVQLGAIEFTRVSTGALGGFNKQYEVFSLPYIFESDEHMWKFLNGEEGSKLLDSLESSRMKGLAYYSSGARSFYSTKPLKSIEDIKGQKIRVIQNKVNIDLMEALGASATPMPYGEVFSALQTGIIDAAENNYPSYFSSNHFQQAKNLILDRHQRVPETLLISKITWDKLSEEDRTIIQEAAAESVATQREAWDKFEKESEEKIKAAGVTITEVTDLEPWRNAVKPVIDKYRAEYGAVMDAIEKAK
- a CDS encoding metal ABC transporter ATP-binding protein; this encodes MGCELAVQDVSVHLNGKSILNHISFSIKQGQFMGIIGPNGAGKTTLFRVLLGMLEPTKGLISFQDEEHQPVPSSAIGYVPQSRQIDPEIPMTAEDFISLGLPHRYRFWSTPKDREAISEALRLTDAFHLAKQPLGKLSGGERQRIFLAQALVRKSKILLLDEPTSNLDPGAQEQMASVVGRICREQNVSVLFISHDINLIARYADRILYLTRGHYAQGTVEEVMKTDVLSRLYGNPVEVMKVDSRLVVLSSGKEGAAPICYHGEAE
- a CDS encoding amino acid ABC transporter substrate-binding protein, translated to MRKSWITVAILIMVASLVLSACGQKTADNKGAGSGQANTGQTDTQQPAAKNLLETIKVSGKIRIGTEGTYAPFTYHDKDGKLTGFDVEIAQEIAKHMGVEPEFIETKWDGMFAGLDSKRFDVVINEVSIKEDRKVKYDFSDPYIVSKAVLIVNEDNTDIKKLSDLKGKKAGQSLTSNLSDIARENGATIVQTDGFNQAIDLLLSKRIDATVNDGLSYLDFKKQRPDAKIKVAAETDVATPSAVLINKGNPELVDAINKALAEMKADGTYLKISQKYFGADVSK
- a CDS encoding TRAP transporter small permease, with amino-acid sequence MKTLKKVVLAIDSFLETATLIGLLAMIIIVTVQVFTRKVFSYVFHGSEEITMLLMVWFSFLGIAFGFREKLHMGIDTFTAKLPGPFNLVLDKIIYAAIFAFGVYLIYYGWSFTKIMHESELPATGLPNSLLYAVMPITGILVCIYSFLQFAGIDTRRHKSIGGHE
- a CDS encoding metal ABC transporter solute-binding protein, Zn/Mn family, translating into MGVQTTMLRSKIRLSCFAALMALALLLSGCGSAVTKTNAAGSSPTGKIKIVAAENFLGEVASAVGGDSVEVTSVITNPNADPHDFEPTAQTSKEVSDAQVIVYVGIGYDEWMNKLVTANSSPKTVINLGEGLLGKKDGDNPHVWYIPESMPKLADALAGGLGKIDPSQADAFKKRAQEYKNSLAPLMDLVAKLKQASPVDIAVSEPVFDYMAAALNLNVIDPGFAKAIEEEADPAPGDVAALQDALKEKKVKLFVQNTQAESPTVATIVDAANANQVPVVQVTETEPQGKDYLKWMTDQLTEVQHALGIK
- a CDS encoding metal ABC transporter permease, with protein sequence MFHYDFMRHAFEAGTLVAVMCGVIGVFVIARNLSFIAHTFSHIGFSGAAFAVYMGWNPLSGLLMFTVSSALAIGRMGIKVFRRDVSISVVLSIFLGFGLLFLSLSSRQANTMFSILFGSVVGISTQDVWELTSLSFVVMLVLAAGYRMLKFDSFDPLGAQAAGLPIRFISIGFLLLLSVAVAEAIQIVGALLVFTLMTTPAATARYLTQSVAKMVFCSAGLAVLGVWLGLTLGYYTNAPVSFFITALEGIFYFAALGWYSFREKKEAKDAAPVPSNAPETVNQ
- a CDS encoding TRAP transporter large permease, with amino-acid sequence MADTTIAIWILACSFILFVLLRFPISLGLAGSSILTLLYLKVPLATVGQTMVQGMNSYSLLTIPFFILAGQIMSEGKMALRLINLAMLIVGGIRGGLAMVNCVACMFFGNISGSAVADVSSIGSIMIPSMKKKGYDTDYSVGVTVSAAIQGVVVPPSHNLVLYSLAAGGGISITSLFLAGIVPGIVLCLSLMATSYVFAVKRGYEKGERVKRKEVPRIILDGFLSMLTAVIILGGIFTGWFTATESGAIACLYAFFLTFFVYRDIPVSRMWVILKRTFRTVSMVLFLISASAAFSWVLAFLQVPGMITDWMLAVSDNPIIILLIINVLLLLLGAPMDMAPLILIMTPILLPVVTSIGMDPVHFGIILMLNLGIGLLTPPVGTVLFVGAAIGNISISQATRAMMPFFYVLCVVLLILTYIPGIVMWLPNLME